The sequence below is a genomic window from Cucumis melo cultivar AY chromosome 5, USDA_Cmelo_AY_1.0, whole genome shotgun sequence.
TGTGCAGTTTTCTTTATTACATGTACAATGCCAGGAAAACGGTATCAATCCTGAAAAAGCATTCTATTTTCTTTAAAGCATTCTATACTGCAAGCTTTTATATTCATTTGGCAGTAAGAAAAAGAAGACTTACGAAGCCGTCTCGGATGGTTTCTGAACTTCCCGGAGCTGGACTGAATTGTTGAAGCAGTGATAAAAGCCAAAGTGTGGAAATCTCTCATACCAGGTTTCTTGCTGGGCATGTGTGTCCCAATGCTCCCCACTGCTGCTCTTTCCATACTTGTGAACCCAGCCCGAACCATTGTGGCCCTCCCCCCATGTACGGTTCCACCGTTCTCCATGTTTACCTTCCCACCAAGTTTCCCCCTGTTTGACGCCATGACCATTCGGATCAAAGTTTTCATCCCATTTGTCACCCCACTTCGTCCATCCATCACCTTCACATCGTTCAGCCCATTTATCTGTGTACTTAATGCTGCCACCTTGTCCATCATACTTTTCACCCCATCTGCAAGAGGAAAGTTACATGCTAAAGCAGATCGAAATAGACAATTTCTTGAGAAGCATATCATCAAATTGAATGTACAAAATCTTGAAAAAGGGAATCAGAGGATTCAGAATGCATCATAAAAGACCAAGTCAAGAGGACAACAAGAATAATAGTTGATTAGCATCTCTaacaattgaaaaagaaaattgataccTTTCATTCCAGATATGAGCATGACCAGGATCAACATATGTGTTCGGATCTATTTTACACCATTTATGAGCATTTTTTTCAGCTTGACCAGAGGTATTATAGTATTCCCACCATTTCTCTTGCCACTCAGTGCCACTTCCATTTATCCCCCACTTGTCTGCAGTTTTTTCAAGGTGAACAAGGCCTTGCTCCTGAAAGAGTTAGTTCAGTAACTTCAGttaaggtaaaaaaaaaagagtttttttgcTGCAATGATTGAAATTGGAAACCACATGTTAGCAGCGGAATGTTGAGGGAATGAATTGGAGGAAGAAATAAAGTAAGACATGTAAACATAAATAAATCCTTCAAAAACATCAAAGAGAACGACCCAAAAGAATCTGTTATATATCAACTGACACATTGTACATTACACACTCATAGAGGAATTCCCATATCCATCTTCTAGCAATCTCCAACGAGTAATATAAGTAAAACTTCAATTTCAAAGATAATCAATTAGCAGATGGATGTGAACTGTCCATTAAGCACAATAACTGAGGGcataaaacaaataattttaaCAGGATATTGCATTCAAAATCGTTCTTTTCACAGATGACAAAACAAACTATTGGGACTTTAACTGCTTgcataaagaaaatattttccAAGGATAATGTGAAAGAATCAAGCAAATCAGCAACAAATCAAACTGACCTGCCGCATAGATTCTCTCCAATATTCACGCCAAACATTTCCATAAGCATCACGACCAGATTTCTCTGAACCAAGTTCCTTATAGCCAAACTCATCAGCAGCTTCCCAATATTTGTTCTGCCACTCAGTGGCTAGATCTGCACTAACTCCCCTCGTTAGTGTCCACCTGCAAATCACTCCATCCGGTCTCTGCTCAATTCCCGTCTCCTTCCACCATCGTGACCCATCAGGATCTATTCCTTTTGTTGATTCCTTATCTACACTGCTAAGCGCCTGTGATGCTTCAGCTGCATGTACCGAAAACTCTATCCCaacattttcatcttcttccaAGGAATGTGTCTCGGTACTGGTTTCTGATGATTCTAATTTTTCCATACCCACCAATGACTGAAAGGGTGGTAGAAGAGGATTGACACTTTCAGAAATTTCACTCTGAAATGGAATGGAGAGAAAATCAATAGGTCGCTCTTTCTCCTCGACAAAATTGGATAGCTTCGGATATGCCTGTGATTTTCCAATCGGTTGCAACTCACCAAAAGCATTACCATTCTCATCGTTATCAGGAGGGGGCGTCCAAGACCAGAAATCTGGACCAGGGGTCCAAGATCGTGAAGTTTCAGACTCAGGTAGCAGGGAGTTCTCACTTTGAAATTCAGGTAATGCTAGAAGAATCATAAACAATAACAAATACAGGAAAAGAAAGAGTTAGTAATAGAACCTGAACAACCgcataaaaatgttaaaaaaaagtCCAAAGACATAAACCGTTCAATTGTTTCTGTCAAACTGAACCACAAGAACATTAGGTTTTTACTCTTTTCTAGTTATACTAGTCAACACTGCCATTATTTTCAGTATTATGAGATCtatattaattaatcaattttcTGAACTTGAAATTCAGAGAAGGTATGCCTAGCGAAACATGAAAGTAGCAAGCCAAACGGAAATATGTTAACCACTAGTGATATTCAAAGTTCATTTTGAAAGAAAGTCGAATACAGTAAAGAAATAGCCAAGAATTTACATAAACATGTAAGTTAACCTCAATTAATATAGTATTAAAACTTAGGGCTACGGAAGTCAACAAAATAAGTCGAGTATTCAAGATTTAATAATGCTAAACATACTTTCTTCATGATCGAGCAGCCCCCCGTCATTAGTACTATTCAAATTCACAGAAGCATCCGAATCTCCAACAGCTAGCGTTCCAGTCTCGCCGACAAGTGCACGAGCAGCTGCAATGGCGGCGGCAGCTCGATGAATGACCTGCATCCGTTGAATCCGATCCCTCTCCTCGGGCGGGACCTGAAGAATCTTACTAAACTCCTCACTTTTCTTCTCCAACTGATCAGAACTTGGATCACCGGCATTGCGATCATCATTTCCCACGGTATTCTCCACAACTTTCTGAAACTCAATAGCTTTCCTCTGTCGCTCCACCGCATTCTTCCACATTCCAAGATACGATTCTCCTCCATCGGAAGCCCTAATTCTGAGACTCCTCGTGCCTGTCGCGTGCCGAATGTCAATCTCTCGTTCGAGAGGGAGAAGGAGAAAGTTGTGGTGGTAGAGATGGGGAAAGTGATAGGAGAGGGTGGGGCGTGGAGAAACTCCTAATCGGAACGGCATCGTGGTTGAAGCGGAGGAAGTGCAGTGATGAAATTTGGAATGGGATAAGCTCAATGATTCAATTTCGGGTTGtgaattgatgatgatgatgttgtGGACGCCATTTTTCTTTCTCCTCCAACAACAGTGTATAGTGTGAAGCCCTCGGGAAATGGAAGAGAGTTTCTTGAATTGGAAGGAAGGATGTGATGCCGTTACCCGTCGGTCACCTTTCTTTCAAATAAATGTTTCTTTATTGGTCATATTTTGGACGGTGACACTTTGCGTACTGTCATACTTGATAGTTCTTCCTTTTTTGTGTTTTTGCCTACTTACTCACTTTGAGTTGCCTTCTTGTGTTATGTTATTAATCTAATCTaatctattattattgttaatttaGGAAATAATGTTTCCatcttcactttttttttttttgttttctttactTTCTTAGCTGTTGGACAATTTTATTCATGTTCAAGGGATTGATGCTATTTTAGTATTCTATTAATACGAAAAAACTTTATTCCCATTAAAGTTGACAATACTCACTTCATTAAAGGTAATAATGGAAAGAggaatttgtttttatttttaaaggtAATAAAGGAAAGGGAAACAACAACCCTCCTCATCTTTTAAAACATCTAGGTGGACAAATTTTTTTATAGTCCATTTTGCCTATAGGTGTAAGTCCAACTCGAATAACCCAACAACACACGTAATATGGCTTGGATTgagttagtttaaaatgtgagTTGAGTTGGGTTGGGATTGGGTTGAAAATTGTGGTTCGACCCAATCATacctaaattaataatatatataatctcAGGCCATCTCGGTGCCACTAAGACCCGAGATCCAATAACTAAAGGAATAATTCTTTCATCTCGGTGCAACTAAGACCCTAGTTCGTATATCAAATTTGAAAGTCATcgttttttctataaaaaaaaataataatacaactcgacaactcaacccatattttatggATTAGGTTGGGTTGGTAATACAATTCGGGTTATTCGAGTTGTCAACTTAACCAACCCAA
It includes:
- the LOC103491223 gene encoding uncharacterized protein LOC103491223 translates to MPFRLGVSPRPTLSYHFPHLYHHNFLLLPLEREIDIRHATGTRSLRIRASDGGESYLGMWKNAVERQRKAIEFQKVVENTVGNDDRNAGDPSSDQLEKKSEEFSKILQVPPEERDRIQRMQVIHRAAAAIAAARALVGETGTLAVGDSDASVNLNSTNDGGLLDHEETLPEFQSENSLLPESETSRSWTPGPDFWSWTPPPDNDENGNAFGELQPIGKSQAYPKLSNFVEEKERPIDFLSIPFQSEISESVNPLLPPFQSLVGMEKLESSETSTETHSLEEDENVGIEFSVHAAEASQALSSVDKESTKGIDPDGSRWWKETGIEQRPDGVICRWTLTRGVSADLATEWQNKYWEAADEFGYKELGSEKSGRDAYGNVWREYWRESMRQEQGLVHLEKTADKWGINGSGTEWQEKWWEYYNTSGQAEKNAHKWCKIDPNTYVDPGHAHIWNERWGEKYDGQGGSIKYTDKWAERCEGDGWTKWGDKWDENFDPNGHGVKQGETWWEGKHGERWNRTWGEGHNGSGWVHKYGKSSSGEHWDTHAQQETWYERFPHFGFYHCFNNSVQLREVQKPSETAS